One segment of Planctomycetota bacterium DNA contains the following:
- a CDS encoding sulfotransferase has translation MMSNQRPVIVVSGLPRSGTSMAMQMLQAGGIPVLTDALRTADEDNPRGYLEFERVKQLKSDKAWLDDAAGKAVKIIHLLLMELPANRPYKVILMRRELREVVRSQSVMLERSGRKGAALPPERLMSVFEAQLAAVKAWLAERPNFEVIELDHAEFISNPRRQAQAINTFLGGGLDEAAMANAVDPSLHRNKQS, from the coding sequence ATGATGAGCAACCAACGACCGGTCATTGTGGTCTCGGGACTGCCGCGCTCGGGCACCAGCATGGCCATGCAGATGCTGCAGGCGGGCGGAATCCCCGTGCTCACCGACGCCCTCCGCACCGCCGACGAAGACAACCCGCGCGGCTATCTCGAATTCGAGCGCGTCAAGCAACTCAAGAGCGACAAGGCGTGGCTGGACGACGCGGCCGGCAAGGCGGTGAAGATCATCCATCTGCTGCTGATGGAACTGCCCGCGAACCGCCCCTACAAGGTGATCCTGATGCGCCGCGAGCTGCGCGAGGTGGTGCGCTCGCAGTCGGTGATGCTGGAGCGGAGCGGGCGCAAGGGGGCGGCGCTGCCGCCGGAGCGGCTGATGAGCGTCTTTGAAGCGCAGCTTGCCGCCGTCAAGGCATGGCTCGCGGAGCGCCCCAACTTCGAGGTGATTGAACTGGACCATGCCGAGTTCATCTCGAACCCGCGGCGCCAGGCGCAGGCGATCAACACGTTTCTCGGCGGAGGCCTGGACGAAGCGGCCATGGCCAACGCCGTGGACCCCTCGCTGCATCGCAACAAGCAATCGTGA
- a CDS encoding alkaline phosphatase family protein has product MPANQRLLIIGWDAADWNLIDPLMAQGKMPNLKRLVEAGVRSDLATLEPTLSPILWSSIATGKTADKHGILNFVEPNPAGGGVRIAASTTRRTKALWNILTQAGLKVNAVSWYASHPAEPISGACVTNLFQEGEPADASMPWALQAAAVHPESLSESLAACRVATSGVKREEVLAMIPMLHDLKRGDERPRALAKQLARMKSVHQATLSILRGSTDWNCTMVFYETIDTIGHHFMQFVAPRMPHVHKDEVRWFGGVMNRTYELHDRMLGELLEAAGPGTTVLLLSDHGFHSDHRRPTINTDDAKERAAMEAMWHRPFGVLAMSGPGVKRGAAIVSSNLLDIAPTALALLGLPAGRDMDGRALLEALEPDRNIPPIESWDAVEGNAAMHPAEMRSDPFESQDALQQLVDLGYMAAPSEGVQAQLDLVRRETRFNLAVTYSSTGRPHLALPIMEELFRECPGEKRYQSDLAKMQYLANRFAECVEGFQKILAENPQDVDAGLMLASALIQLNRMDEAKKETERLVKRLGSQGQYALALGNLLCAFDKFEEALRLYQQAGKFEPDNPMVHLGLARASLGLKRFDDAVDHTIRAAELHHLLPEAHFLLGVALAWLEDFPHARQSFEVALSMQPNLVDTHRFMTLVCGALNLSEPAAKHAAQADLLLKQVEGVDAARAEKGAAKSPPVRVPAWGWQAFEQRLRSKPNA; this is encoded by the coding sequence ATGCCCGCCAATCAACGATTGCTCATCATTGGCTGGGATGCCGCCGACTGGAACCTGATCGACCCCCTGATGGCCCAGGGAAAGATGCCCAATTTGAAGCGACTGGTCGAAGCGGGGGTCCGCAGCGACTTGGCCACACTTGAGCCGACGCTCTCGCCGATTCTTTGGTCCTCCATCGCCACCGGCAAAACCGCCGACAAGCATGGAATCCTGAATTTCGTGGAGCCCAATCCCGCCGGCGGAGGGGTTCGCATCGCGGCCAGCACCACCCGGCGCACCAAGGCGCTGTGGAACATCCTGACCCAGGCCGGCTTGAAGGTGAACGCGGTGAGCTGGTACGCCTCGCACCCCGCCGAGCCGATCAGCGGCGCCTGCGTCACCAATCTTTTCCAGGAGGGCGAACCTGCCGACGCGAGCATGCCGTGGGCGCTGCAGGCGGCGGCCGTCCATCCAGAGTCATTGAGCGAATCTCTGGCCGCGTGCCGCGTGGCGACTTCCGGCGTGAAGCGCGAGGAAGTGCTCGCCATGATCCCCATGCTTCACGACTTGAAACGCGGCGACGAGCGGCCCCGGGCGCTGGCCAAGCAGCTGGCGCGAATGAAGTCGGTGCATCAGGCGACCCTCTCCATTCTGCGCGGTTCGACCGACTGGAACTGCACCATGGTGTTCTACGAGACCATCGACACCATCGGCCACCACTTCATGCAGTTCGTGGCGCCGCGGATGCCGCACGTGCACAAGGACGAGGTGCGCTGGTTCGGCGGCGTGATGAACCGGACCTACGAGCTGCACGACCGGATGCTGGGCGAGCTGCTGGAGGCGGCCGGACCGGGGACCACCGTGCTGCTGCTGTCGGACCATGGCTTCCATTCCGACCATCGGCGGCCCACGATCAACACCGACGACGCCAAGGAGCGCGCCGCGATGGAAGCCATGTGGCACCGCCCTTTCGGTGTGCTGGCGATGTCGGGGCCCGGCGTGAAGCGCGGCGCCGCGATCGTGTCGAGCAATCTGCTGGACATCGCGCCGACCGCTTTGGCGCTGCTGGGGCTTCCCGCCGGCCGCGACATGGATGGCCGAGCGCTGCTCGAAGCCCTGGAGCCGGACCGGAACATTCCGCCCATCGAAAGCTGGGACGCCGTGGAGGGCAACGCGGCCATGCATCCCGCCGAAATGCGCAGCGATCCCTTCGAGTCGCAGGACGCGCTGCAGCAACTGGTCGACCTGGGGTACATGGCGGCGCCTTCCGAAGGCGTGCAGGCGCAGCTGGATCTGGTGCGCCGCGAAACGCGCTTCAATCTTGCCGTCACCTACTCCTCGACAGGCCGGCCGCACCTGGCCCTGCCCATTATGGAGGAACTCTTTCGGGAGTGCCCCGGTGAGAAGCGATATCAAAGCGACCTGGCCAAGATGCAATACCTGGCGAATCGATTCGCGGAGTGCGTGGAAGGCTTCCAGAAAATCCTTGCGGAAAATCCGCAGGATGTCGACGCGGGTTTGATGCTGGCCAGCGCTCTGATCCAGTTGAACCGGATGGACGAGGCAAAGAAGGAGACCGAGCGGCTGGTGAAACGGCTCGGATCGCAAGGTCAGTACGCGTTGGCGCTGGGCAATCTGCTCTGCGCATTCGACAAGTTTGAAGAGGCCCTGCGCCTCTACCAGCAGGCGGGCAAGTTCGAGCCGGACAATCCGATGGTGCACCTGGGTCTGGCGCGGGCTTCGCTCGGACTGAAGCGGTTTGATGACGCGGTGGACCACACGATTCGGGCCGCCGAGCTGCACCACCTGCTCCCCGAGGCCCATTTTCTTCTCGGCGTGGCGCTGGCCTGGCTGGAGGATTTTCCGCACGCCCGGCAGTCCTTCGAGGTGGCTCTCTCGATGCAGCCCAACCTGGTCGACACCCATCGCTTCATGACGCTGGTCTGCGGAGCCCTCAACCTGAGTGAGCCGGCCGCGAAGCATGCCGCGCAAGCCGATCTACTGCTCAAGCAGGTCGAAGGGGTCGATGCCGCCCGCGCGGAAAAGGGCGCGGCGAAATCTCCGCCGGTGCGTGTGCCCGCATGGGGCTGGCAGGCGTTCGAGCAGCGGCTGCGCTCGAAGCCGAACGCGTGA
- a CDS encoding methylated-DNA--[protein]-cysteine S-methyltransferase, protein MECAFLASDASYDGLFWTAVRTTGIFCRPTCPARKPKPENCEFFGTVREAMFAGYRACKRCKPLQAPGAAPDWVAPLLSEIDSDPQPRVQAHHLRERGLDPGRVRRWFVAHYGMTFAAYCRAKRLGGALRQLRSGASVDDAVFESGYRSHSGFRDAFGKSFGQAPGKGRSMEPVITAMIESPVGPLLAGARDEGVCLLEFTDRRMLEAQLQTVQRRLGAALVPGEHRWLRKLKTELDEYFAGARRDFTVPLVAPGTPFQEQVWAELRKIPHGETICYEELAKRFGRPGASRAVGTANGMNRIAILIPCHRVLNKSGELGGYGGGMWRKQKLLELEKGEAAIKSIFGSVAIGG, encoded by the coding sequence ATGGAGTGTGCGTTCCTCGCGTCGGATGCAAGCTACGACGGCCTCTTCTGGACCGCGGTCCGAACCACGGGCATCTTCTGCCGGCCGACCTGCCCGGCCCGCAAGCCCAAGCCGGAGAACTGCGAATTCTTTGGCACGGTGCGCGAGGCGATGTTCGCCGGCTACCGCGCCTGCAAGCGCTGCAAGCCCTTGCAAGCGCCGGGCGCAGCGCCGGACTGGGTTGCGCCACTCTTGAGCGAGATCGATTCCGACCCACAGCCGCGCGTGCAGGCCCATCACCTTCGTGAGCGCGGTCTCGACCCGGGCCGCGTGCGGCGCTGGTTTGTGGCGCACTACGGCATGACCTTCGCGGCGTATTGCCGGGCCAAGCGGCTGGGCGGAGCGCTGCGGCAATTGCGCAGCGGCGCCTCGGTGGATGACGCGGTCTTTGAGAGCGGCTATCGCTCACACAGCGGGTTCCGTGACGCGTTCGGAAAGTCATTCGGCCAGGCGCCGGGAAAGGGCCGAAGCATGGAACCCGTGATTACCGCGATGATCGAGAGCCCCGTCGGCCCGCTGCTGGCCGGCGCGCGCGACGAGGGAGTCTGCCTGCTCGAGTTCACCGACCGGCGCATGCTTGAAGCGCAGCTGCAAACCGTGCAGCGGCGCCTCGGCGCGGCGCTGGTTCCCGGCGAGCACCGCTGGCTCAGAAAGTTGAAGACGGAATTGGACGAATACTTCGCCGGCGCACGGCGGGACTTTACGGTACCGCTGGTGGCACCGGGCACGCCTTTCCAGGAGCAGGTCTGGGCCGAGCTGCGAAAGATCCCCCACGGAGAAACCATCTGCTACGAAGAGCTGGCCAAGCGCTTCGGCCGCCCGGGCGCCTCTCGCGCGGTCGGCACCGCCAACGGAATGAACCGGATCGCGATCCTGATTCCCTGCCACCGCGTGCTCAACAAGAGCGGCGAGCTTGGCGGCTACGGCGGCGGCATGTGGCGCAAGCAGAAATTGCTGGAATTGGAGAAGGGTGAAGCCGCGATAAAAAGCATTTTTGGCTCGGTTGCCATCGGCGGCTGA
- a CDS encoding beta-lactamase family protein has product MLHTLLPVLLALSLHAPADLSAKIDAIAAKALAQPNVAGLSIAVARDGEVIFSKGYGKADLEFAVPTDKETMFRIGSVTKQFTAAAVMKLVEQGKLSLDDTLDKMLPDFPATSKPITLRQILTHTSGIWSYTNDDKFMSRDASLELTPTELVAFFKDHPLDFDPGTKWNYSNSAYYLLGEIVAKAAGKPYAVFVQDELFTPLGLSRTRYESNREVIANRAQGYSFEKGKLVNDKPIGADVPGAAGSLLSNAEDLVRWNTALAGGKVISAKSYELMTTPTILPGGKNTRYGFGLQVSEWETRQRVSHGGGIFGFSSMLEYFPAEKLSIAVIANCDSFDPGKVADSIARAAMDIPEFVPADLPVSADEAKRFVGEFKFDTIPLEIVFTLRDGKMYAQATKQPENRLLYQGQGVFVADFDNKVKFTFPAGEGPATTFTLTQGGDLTATRTK; this is encoded by the coding sequence ATGTTGCACACCCTTCTTCCCGTCCTGCTCGCGCTCTCCCTTCATGCCCCCGCGGACCTTTCCGCCAAGATCGACGCCATCGCGGCCAAGGCCCTCGCGCAGCCGAACGTGGCGGGCCTCTCGATCGCGGTCGCGCGCGACGGCGAAGTGATTTTCTCCAAGGGCTACGGCAAGGCCGATCTTGAATTCGCGGTTCCCACCGACAAGGAGACGATGTTCCGCATCGGAAGCGTGACCAAGCAGTTCACCGCGGCCGCGGTCATGAAGCTCGTTGAGCAGGGCAAGCTTTCCCTCGACGACACGCTCGACAAGATGCTTCCGGATTTTCCCGCCACCAGCAAGCCGATCACGCTGCGCCAGATCCTCACCCACACCTCGGGCATCTGGTCCTACACCAATGACGACAAGTTCATGTCGCGCGACGCATCGCTCGAGCTCACGCCGACGGAACTCGTCGCATTCTTCAAGGACCACCCGCTCGACTTCGACCCCGGCACGAAATGGAACTACAGCAACAGCGCCTACTACCTGCTGGGCGAGATCGTCGCCAAGGCCGCGGGAAAGCCCTACGCCGTTTTCGTGCAGGATGAGCTCTTCACGCCACTTGGCCTTTCACGCACCCGCTATGAATCCAACCGCGAGGTGATCGCCAACCGCGCCCAGGGCTACTCCTTCGAGAAGGGCAAACTCGTCAATGACAAGCCCATTGGCGCCGATGTGCCGGGCGCGGCGGGTTCCTTGCTATCCAACGCCGAGGATTTGGTCCGCTGGAACACCGCGTTGGCCGGCGGCAAGGTGATCTCCGCCAAGTCCTACGAGCTGATGACCACGCCCACCATCCTGCCTGGCGGCAAGAACACCCGCTATGGATTCGGACTTCAGGTGAGCGAATGGGAAACGCGGCAGCGCGTGTCGCATGGCGGAGGCATCTTTGGCTTCAGCTCGATGCTGGAATATTTCCCCGCCGAAAAGCTTTCGATCGCCGTCATCGCCAACTGCGACTCCTTCGATCCCGGCAAGGTCGCGGATTCGATCGCCCGCGCCGCGATGGACATTCCCGAATTTGTGCCGGCCGATCTCCCCGTGTCCGCGGATGAAGCGAAGCGTTTCGTCGGTGAATTCAAGTTCGACACGATCCCTCTCGAGATCGTCTTCACCCTGCGTGACGGCAAGATGTACGCGCAAGCCACCAAACAGCCGGAAAACCGTCTGCTCTACCAAGGACAGGGCGTGTTCGTCGCCGACTTCGACAACAAGGTGAAATTCACCTTCCCGGCGGGGGAGGGCCCGGCCACGACATTCACGCTTACTCAGGGCGGCGATCTCACCGCCACGCGCACGAAATAA